The genomic interval AGAAAATTCGTTTCAACGAATCAGAAACGCTTGCCCAAACAAAAAAACGATTAATATCAAGCTGCGCAGTATTGCTCTGCGATCAGATGTTTTGCCCTGGATGGGGCATACTTTCTACGTCGCAGATTCTCAGGTAATATTTGGCGGGTGCGTGTACGTGTGTATACAGACTCACCGTTCTGGCAGTGGGTTTATACCTGATCAGGATAAATGGCACTGTACGGGCAAAATCCCAAATGCCATGCCAGACGCCTCTTCCGCAAGCTTTTTCTTGACCTCAAGGGGGCAACAGGCAGTAATGCATGCGGTTATGATGGCAAGGGCCCATCTTGCCTGGTCGACCAGATGTGTAGAGGCAACTTTCCGCGGCTCTGTTGAGGATTTTGCCTCAATAATGCTTGATATGCATGTGACGCTGAATTGCCAGGATCTCCCTGGCGGGTCGGTAACCGGCAAAGTCATAAAAACTTTGCTTTTGGCCGATGGTAAAACCGGCCGACAGTATATCGACGTCACGATTGCTTGTTCTGTAGGTAAAGCCCAGCATAAATCCTATTTAGAACTGGGTAGGCACACCGAGCCGCTGGTTAACTATGCAGACCAAAGCTATGCCAGGGCTGAGACGTTTGCCCAGGGCGACAGATTGGATGTGCAGGATATCAGCATTCCGGATTTTACCTCAACATCCAAAATCGACGGCATATTGACCCCTGGCCTTATGGACATTGTCGACTTGGTTGAGGATATAAAAATTGTCAATCCGCCGGAAGAACAAGAATCCGTCATGAACTCTGTCATGCACTTGCGTTCGGCAGATGCGCTTAAACAAGCGCTTAATCACAGCAAAACGAAATATACCTGAAGCTAAGGCACATAAATCACAAAATGACTTTAGAGCATGAAGTGAACGTGACGGCGCAAACACCGTGGAGCGCGCCCAAAGGCATCAATATCAGCTGAAAAAGGAGAAACTTTATGCAAATAAACAGAAGCATACGTCAGGCCTTGTTTGCGCCGGAAGTACAAACCGAACCGCCTGAAGATTTTGTTGAATACATCAATATAAATCCATGTTTGGATACGCGCTTGTTTACTTCGCAAGCAGAAGCGTGCGCTTTGGTAGAGTTGGGCCCTTCCACAAAATGGCCTGATAAAATTCTTCTGCATGTAAATGTTATGGGTATTCCGATTGACGCAGAAGCCACGGTTTCAAGAATTGATGGCAACCGCTCAATCGGCATGGTCCCGCTCTACTCGCCAGAGTCGGCCTACGACCGCGAGGGGACCGAGCTTATAAAGATTGCTTTGTATAAAGCGCTAGAGGTCACCTATGCCGGCAATGGAAGCGCAATGTTTCTAACCGCCGACCAGCATCAGGAGCTTTCAATCGAGGCCGACCTAATCGCCAATAATTCAGGTAAAGTTCTGATTCCGTCAAATAACATCATATATACAAAGCCATTTGCCCATCAATCAGCAACCCGTGTAGAAGAAAAATGGCGCAGGGATGCGTCATTCTGGGCACTGGATTTTCCGTTATTTGAAGGCGCCAATGGCGCACCAATCTTGGCATCACTGCATGCTTTTGGCGGGATATGGCACAGCGAGCTTAGCCCCGCAGAGATGGAGCAGGTTTATTTTCAAATAACTAATAATGGAGGGAAAACGCGTGTGCACCCGACCAAAACCAGCTCTTGGCAAACGGACAGTATCGACCCGCACGCTAAGTTCAGTAATGTAGACGGCACGGGCGTTGTCTGCTGGGACGATGTAAGCGATGAGCAACATTTTTCGCTTGAGCAAGCTGTTGCAAACGGTTTTGCACGCATATCTCTTGCTGGAGAAAGTGGGCAGACCTGCATGTACAAGTCGTCCCAAATCTTAAGATCAGTTATCGATACGAAAACATTCGATATGTACTTTTTGCGTATGGAGGAGATTTAACATGTCAATTACCTACAGGAATATCAAAGGCATACCGCTTACTTCCGATGAAGTGGATGATAATTTCAGAAACCTGGATGTCCGCTTAGCCAGGCTGGAAAGCAGCCAGGGCGGTACAGAAACGGTATGCCGTATTGAGCAGGAGTTTAATGTGCTGAAGTTTTTTACCGATCATGGGCGTGAGGTTGGAAGCGCCACAATTCCACCCTTCCAACTAAACCCTCAGGGTGAATGGAGGGCCGGAACTAGGTACGTTATGAACGACCTGGTTGCCAACGGTAATGGTCAAATCTGGATTTGCCTGAACCCGCATACAGCCGAGGATTGGGAAAGGGACAGAAACAAATGGGCCTTATTTTTGCAATATTTTTGCAATTCAATGGAGCATGATTTATGAAGCAAATTTCATACACCCATGAAGACGCAGACGTTCTTGCCAGAACCATATTTGGTGAGGCTAGGGGCGAATATCATAAAGTTGGCATCAACGCCCTCGTGGCAATTGGCAATGTTGTGCTAAATCGAACAAGCATTGGCGGATTTTTCGGCAACAGCATTGCTGAAGTATGTAAAAAGCCTTGGCAGTTTTCTTGCTGGAACGCCGGCGATCCGAATTTGCCGATAATCAGCAAAGCCAATAAGTCCGATTTTTTATTTGAGGTTTGCCTTGGAGTAGCTTCGGCTCTCTTGCAAGGCAAATGGCCAGATTTAACCAAGGGCAGTGATCACTATCACTCGCGTGACATTCGGCCACATTGGGCCAAAAACGTCATTCCTAGGTTAAAGCTGGGATCGCATGTTTTCTATAAACTGCAATCGTAATGTGTCTGTAAAATTTTAGGGAGAAAAAAACTATGAGTAAGCAATTGATATCGTTCGCTTTTGGTCTAAGTGAGTTTGCACCTGTCATAAAAAGATGGTTGGAGAGTGAGAATGCCAAAAAGAATGCGCAAACCATAAAGGATTTGGCCATTTCTGTCACAAACGCAAAAAGTGAGGCAGGGGTGTTCCAAATCCTTACGTCTGATAAAGACGCCGCTGTGAGATTTCAGTGCGAAGTTGTAAAGCTTGTCGATGAGATGGAAAGAAGCCTGCAAAAAGAACATCATAAAAAATTTATACAAAGGGTGGTTTCTAGCAGCGACAGATGCGGTCGATCAAAAGCCGGAATTATGGCTTTATGCGCTGTGCTGGGACTGACGTTTTGTCTTGGGATTTTGTCTTTGCAAAGGAAATCTTTGTCCGGAGAAGTCGTTGGCATCATATCGACCATTGCCGGCATTTTTGGCTCGTGCTTAAAAGACGTATACAGCGCTGAATTTGGTGCCAGAGATCGCCCAATCTCCCTGATTCAGGAAGATGCGACGGAGCCGAAAAAAGCAAAATGAGCGAGCTGCGTTCCTGGCTGACTTGATTTTGATTCAAAGATACGCGGCTTTGTGCTAGCATATGGCATGCTTAAGAAGCCAAATAGGGGAAATTTTTCGCCAGGTCCGTGCGCTAAAAGACCTGGATGGAATGTTTCTGATTTGCAAAATGCGCTTGTAGGCAGATCT from Holosporales bacterium carries:
- a CDS encoding cell wall hydrolase — translated: MKQISYTHEDADVLARTIFGEARGEYHKVGINALVAIGNVVLNRTSIGGFFGNSIAEVCKKPWQFSCWNAGDPNLPIISKANKSDFLFEVCLGVASALLQGKWPDLTKGSDHYHSRDIRPHWAKNVIPRLKLGSHVFYKLQS